The following coding sequences are from one Arachis hypogaea cultivar Tifrunner chromosome 7, arahy.Tifrunner.gnm2.J5K5, whole genome shotgun sequence window:
- the LOC140174311 gene encoding putative protein FAR1-RELATED SEQUENCE 10, with protein MEAKLDDGVNRGAGIQKDGSGETQSETNKTLIGDGKTDTCDEGVKGEATEYRDVLLLTEADIMRKVFCTNEAAYEFYKRYGKCHGFGIRKGDSGKDDNRRVIWRRFFCNKVGLMQHKHYERLDRERDHRLETRTNCDAKLSILWDEVSEIWSDRKLY; from the coding sequence ATGGAGGCTAAACTAGATGATGGAGTTAATCGAGGTGCTGGAATTCAAAAGGATGGTAGCGGCGAAACACAGTCTGAAACAAACAAGACACTGATTGGAGACGGTAAAACTGATACTTGTGATGAAGGGGTGAAGGGAGAAGCCACTGAATATCGAGACGTGCTATTGCTGACTGAAGCTGATATAATGAGGAAGGTGTTCTGCACGAACGAAGCAGCCTATGAGTTTTATAAGAGATACGGCAAATGTCATGGGTTCGGTATTCGCAAGGGTGACTCGGGAAAGGATGATAATAGAAGAGTGATTTGGAGGAGGTTTTTTTGCAACAAAGTAGGGCTGATGCAGCACAAACATTATGAAAGGCTTGACAGGGAGAGGGACCACAGATTGGAGACGCGCACAAACTGTGACGCAAAGCTGTCAATCTTATGGGACGAGGTCAGCGAAATTTGGAGCGATAGAAAGTTATACTAG